TCCTTTACACTTTGCTACCTTTGCAGGCTATTACCCACCATGAAGACTTCATGCAAGCCCGTCAGCGCACGAAATACAAATGGATGACCATCTCGCTGGGTCTGAGCGTTGCCCTGATGCTGCTCAAGTTTGCGGCCTGGTGGCTGACCTCCTCGACGGCGGTGCTGACCGATGCGCTGGAGTCCATCATCAACGTCATCGCCAGCGGATTCGCCCTTTACAGCATTTACCTGTCGGGCCTGCCCCGGGATCGGAATCACCCCTACGGCCACGGTAAAATCGAGTTTTTTTCGTCTGGATTTGAAGGTGCCCTGATTCTGTCGGCGGGTGGGTTTATTATCTTTCAGGCCATAGAATCGTTTTCCAACCCCCAGCCCATTACGTCCGTCGGGTGGGGTGTCGCGTTGATTGGGCTTACCGCCGTCGCCAACGCGCTGGTGGGCTGGCTGCTCATCCGGAACGGGCGCTTCACCAATTCGATCACGCTCATTGCCGACGGCCGACACCTGCTCATTGATAGCCTGAGCAGTTTGATGGTTCTGGCGGGCCTGGGCTTTATTCAATTAACTGGTCTGACCTGGCTGGACGGCGTCCTGTCGCTGATTCTGTCGGCGGTGATCATCTGGAACGGTCTCGGCCTGATTCGGCATTCGGTGGCGGGTTTGATGGACGAAACCGACCTGCCGTTGCTCCGGCGCATTCTGACTATTCTAAACCAGCACAAAAGCCGCTACTGGATTGATGTGCACAACATGCGCGCCCAGCGCTACGGGTCCGATCTGCACATCGATTGCCACCTGACGCTGCCTTACTACTGGACGCTGGCGCAGGTCCATCAGGAAGTCCATGAATATGAGGAACTTCTTAAGCAGGAAATTGCCAGCGAGGTGGAGATCTTCGTTCACGCGGATCCTTGTCTACCCGAATGCTGCCACTACTGCCGGATTACCGATTGTCCGGTGCGGGCGCACACTTTTTCCGGCGATGTGGTGTGGACAATTGCGAACATCTCCACCAATCAGAAACATTTTGTCACCGAAGCTGCCTAGTTTTTCACCAATCTGATTTCAAAAAAATCACAAAATTCCTTCTAAAAAGCTTGGTGAATATTTTCTTTTTTGTAATTTTCGGAGAGAATTTAGTGCTCAAACGAGATACTTAATTCAGGTTGTATTCATATCCCGGTTAAAAAGGGCCCCGCATTCGCTGCTGAGGCCCTTTTTCCTGTTTAGACAATTCAGCAAACAAATCGTGCGGGTCTTCAGGCGGTTTTAGTCCCCACTTCCGGCTTGGCTCAGGGCCTGACCACGACTACGTGATTCAGACGGTTGTAACCGGTAGCGGCCTCCCAGGTTGTTTCGTTGGCCAGACGGATGCTGTACTCGGGTCGGTGGGCCAATGACGCGTGGGCATCCGGTAAATTGACCAGAACCTCGTAACGACCCGCCTTCAAACCCGGCGGAACACGGAAGTCTTCTTGCCAGTTAACGGGGCCGCTAAACCACTGCCGCACGTCGGCCTGACTGGCCAAAACCGTCACCGCTCCGGTCGTCGTGTGCCGCAGTAAAAGCTGCACCGGCCGCGGGTTGTACGGCGAAGCGTAGCCCACATTTTTGAGGTTAATCTGGCAGGTAAGTGTTTGACCCGCCCGTACCTGCGAGGGCAGAATGGCCTGCTCCAGCACGAACCGATACCCCAGTTTCCGGCGGATCTTGGCCATACATCCGCCGGTCTGCCAGTCGTTGTTGACGTTGTTGTTGTAACCGGCGTTCAGGTAACTGTAGTGCATGGCGGCCATTTCCTGCTCCGCCCGACCCGCCGGGGCACAATCATTCTGGGGGCTAAACGCGTCATCGCAGGTTTCTCCACCAACGGCGGTAAACCGGCTCTCCTGCTCAAAATACCGGCGTAGCACCTCGTTGGCCGGTCCGCGTTTGGTCGACGAATTCCCGTAGTCATAAAAAGTACCGTAATCGTCGGCGCTCGCCAGGAAGCAGTCGTTGTGAAACCCAATGCGCGCCTTGTCCGACTGGCGGAAGGCGTCCCGGGCGGTCATAGCCGGTGTCGTGACCGGCGCCTGGGGTCCGTTTACAAACCGCTGCTTGATCTGGGGCGTCCGGACCTGCACCATGCGGTCACGGGGAAGCGCATCCAACAGGGCGCTCAGCACGGTGTTTCGGGCTTGCCAGCTGCTGTCAGGCACAATCCCGAGGTGGTTCATCGAAGCGTCGCCGAAGTAATCTGTGTAGTAATTTTCGCCCCAGATGCCAATAAACCCCATTTGCAGCACCGCAATAACGTCCGAATTTTTCTGCCACAGCGGTTTAAGCTGGGCAATGTGCTGCAACACCACCGGCTTGCTGGCATCACCGTAGGGCGGGCAGATTTTAGCCTCGTCGGGGCAATCGCCGGAATGGGTTTTGTCGGTGTACGAAAAACGCAAAATCAGTTTAACCCCGGCCGAGCGGGCGGTATTGAAATCAGCCTGAATATTCTGCAGGAATTCGGGGGTGATGGGGGCGGTTTTAAAGCGTTCGAGCCGGTAGGCCCGGTACACCAGCGAGCAGAAAAACGAGTAATTGGCTTTGCCCGTCTGCTGGGGTTCGTTCCGGTACTTGAGAAGAACGGCCTGGTCCAGCGGCTTGAAATTTTCCGTACTGGTGCCGAAAGGGATGTAAAAGCCGCGCTCCGGGTTCGGAAAATCCTCTATGCTTTCCCGGTAGACAAGCTGTTTGGTTTGCGAACAGACGGGTTGAAGGGTCAGTAACAGCCCCAGGCAAAGCAGGCTGCAGATCGGTATGAGTCGGATCATCGAAGAAGGGAGTAAGGTGTTGGAAGCTGAGCGTTCACGGAATTCTTCCCAATTTACTGCCTGTCAGTTAACATCAACCGCTTTCCCCGAAAAAGTACGAGCAAGCTGAGCCGTATTGCCCTTTTTCTGACCCTTAAATAGTGATTTGCCGGGAAGTCATCAAGCCAAGCTTTTTCGCTATCTTGCCGGCCAACTTCATCCCCGCGTTGGGAGCCACTAACCTCTATAGTATTTTATGTTTTCACGTCGCAACTTTTTAAAACAACTCGGCGCTCTGACGGCCGCTTCGGCTGCCCTGCCCGTGCTGGCCGAGACAGCCGCCAAAAAACCGTTCTACGAAATTTCTCTGGCCGAATGGTCACTGCACAAAGCCCTGTTTGAAAAGAAATTTACGAACCTCGACTTCCCGGGTCTTGCCAAAAAGGAATTTGGTATTGAAATCGTTGAATACGTCAACCAGTTTTTCAAAGACAAAGCGCAGGATGCCACGTACCTCAAGGAATTGATGATGCGCTGCAAGGACAACGGCGTCCGGAACCACCTGATCATGATTGATGGCGAGGGGTACCTGGGTGAAACCGATGCCGCCAAACGGAACGAAGCCGTCGAAAAACACAAACCCTGGGTTGAATGCGCCAAAACGCTGGGCTGCAAAACCATCCGGGTCAACGCATTCGGGCGGGGTACGGAAGAAGAAGTTGCCAAAGCCGCCGTGGAAGGACTCGGCAAACTGGGCGAATTTGCTAAAACCATGAACATCAACGTCATCGTTGAAAACCACGGTAGTTACTCCTCCAACGGCCAATGGCTAACAGGTGTAATGAAGCAGGTCAACATGAAAAACGTCGGTATTTTGCCGGATTTTGGCAACTTCTGCATCAAACGCAACAACGGGGCGGAATGGGGCGGTCAGTGCGTGGAAGAATACGACCGTTACAAAGGCGTGGCTGAAATGATGCCCTATGCCAAGGGGGTCAGCGCCAAAACGCACGACTTCGATGCCAACGGCAATTGCACCGACATCGATTACATGCGTATGATGAAAATCGTGAAAGACAGCGGTTTCAAGGGCATCGCCGGAATCGAATACGAAGGCTCAAACCTGAGCGAATTCGAAGGCATCAAAAAAACAAAAGCGCTCCTGGAGCGCGTAGGAAGCCTTATTTAGAATTAAAAGTGAAGAGTTAAAAATTAAAAGTAGGCTGACGCATGTTCAACTTTATTTTTAATTTTTAACTCTTCACTTTTAACTCTCCACTCAAAGCGCAGCGGTGGGTTCGCTGACGTGGCGCAGGAACTCCTGCCGGGTGGCTTCGTCTTCTTTGAACTTGCCGCCGTAGTGAGCGGTCACCGTCGAGCTGTTGACGTCCTGCACCCCGCGCATGGAAACGCACAAGTGCCGGGCGTCGATAATTATGGCCACATCTTCGGTTTGCAACACTTCTTTCAGTTCGTTGGCGATCTGAACCGTTAGTCGCTCCTGCACCTGCGGACGTTTGGCAAAATACTGCACAATCCGGTTCAGCTTCGAAAGTCCAATCACTTTTCCGCTCGAAATATAGGCCACGTGCGCCCGGCCAATGATGGGCACAAAGTGGTGCTCACAGTGCGACTGAACGGTAATGTTTTTCTCAACCAGCATTTCGTTGTACTGGTATTTATTCTCAAACAGGGCCGCTTTCGGCTTATTATCCGGGTTGAGGCCGCTAAAAATCTCTTTAACGTACATCTTGGCCACCCGCCGGGGCGTTCCTTTCAGGCTGTCGTCGGTCAGGTCGAGGCCCAGAATGTTCATGATCTGGCGGAAATGATCCTCAATCTGTTCGATCTTGGCGTCGTCGGTCAGGTCAAACGCATCTTCACGCAACGGAGTTTCGAGGGAAGACGCCACGTGGTCATCACCAATCTCCTCAACCGTCAACTCATTCAATAAGTCATAATTCAGATGATGGCCGTTAGACCGGGTATTCAACGAAGTTCCGTTCGGTTTCATAGAGTCTAATTTTCAAATCCAGGGATGAATCAAGCTGGCTGCGCAGCGAATCGTAAATAACTATGGCAATATTTTCGGCGGAAGGATTGAGGTGTTTAAATTCTTCGGTGTCCAGATTGAGGTTTTTGTGATCGAACCGGTCGGTTACCTGCTCCTTTACCAGGTCGCTCAGCACCTTCATATCCATCACGTAGCCCGTTACCGGATTAACTTCGCCGATTACCTGAACAACAAGCTCGTAGTTGTGGCCGTGGTAGTTCGGATTGTTGCATTTGCCAAACACCCGTTGGTTCTCCTCCTCCGACCATTCCGGATTATGGAGACGATGAGCCGCATTAAAGTGTTCTTTTCGGAACACCGCCACCCGTTTTTTATCCATTCTGTCAGCACCGGTCTCCCGGATTTACGATTGTTAAACTTCTCGACCAAAATGTCGTCAGAAAGGTTGTCTGCAACACATTTAAGCCGTCAAGCGGTGGGACGATCCGCTTTCTGGAGAAATTTCAGTGAGTTTTCGAGTCTATAACAGCCCGGTTCCGGTTTTGGTTCATACGTCCGTCCGAATAGCCCGAATTATCCCGAATCCGTATCTTTACCGGTAAGTTGCTTTTTTTAGCAGCCATCTAATATTCGGGTCATTTCTTGGCTCTACGGATATTTTCCGTTTTTTTTACAAGTGAGACTTATTCCAACCCAGATACTCCTTACTCTTGAAAACAAATCGACGTTATTTCCTGCGCTCCGCAGCCGCAACGGTTTCCTCTGCCCATCTGTTTCCAGCCATCCTGACCGGCGCCCCGCAACAGGACAAGAAAGTCCGGCTGGCTTATATCGGAGTGGGCGGGCGCGGGCGCAGCCACGTTGAACAGGCGCTGTACCGGGACGATGTGCTGATCACGGCGATCTGCGACATTGACCCCGAAGCCATCAACCGCACCCAAGCGATGATCCGCAAGGCCGGGCGTCCGGAAGCGGCCGTTTACGGTAAATCGGATGAAGATTTTTTAAACATGCTTAAACGCGACGACATCGACGGGGTGGTGATTTCGACGCCCTGGGAATGGCACGTTCCGATGGCCGTTGCCACCATGAAGGCCGGGAAATACGCGGGCGTCGAGGTATCAGCCACGGTGACGCTCAAGGAATCCTGGGACCTGATTGACGCGTCCGAAAAAAGCGGTTCGCCGTGTATGATCCTGGAAAACGTTTGCTACCGCCGGGATGTCATGGCCGTGCTGAACATGATTCGGCAGGGCATGTTTGGCGAGATGCTCTACGCTCACTGCGGCTACCAGCACGATTTGCGTAACATCAAGTTCAACGACGGCACCGTAAATCAGGGTGTCGGTGCCGAATTTGGGGCTAAGGGTTATTCGGAAGCCCGCTGGCGTACCCAGCACTCGGTCGACCGCAACGGTGATTTGTATCCGACGCACGGTCTGGGGCCCGTCGCCCACTGGCTCAACATCAACCGGGGCAACCGCTTCATGCACCTTACTTCCACGGCCACCAAAGCGCGCGGGCTGCACAAATACGTTGTCGATAAAGGCGGAAAAGACCACCCCAACGCCAAAGTCAATTTCAAACTGGGTGATATTGTGACGACGGTGATTCAGTGTGCCAACGGCGAAAACATCGTCATCATGCACGACACCAACTCCCCCCGCCCCTACTCGCTGGGCTTCCGGGCGCAGGGCACGCAGGGCATTTGGATGGACGACGGCAAAACGATTTACCTGGAAGGCACCAGCCCAAAACCTCACGAGTGGGAGCCGTTTGATTCGTACCAGAAAAAGTACGACCATCCCATCTGGAAGCGCCACGCTTCGGCGGCCGAGAAAGCCGGGCACGGCGGTATCGACTTTTTTGTAATTCGGGCGTTTATTGAATCGGTCAAACGCAAGGTGCCGCCCCCGATCGACGTGTATGATGCCGCCGTCTGGAGTGCCATCAGTCCGCTGTCGGAAGAATCCATTGCCAAGGGCAGCAAACCCGTTGAGATTCCGGACTTCACCCGCGGGAAATGGAAAACCAACAAGCCGATATTCGCCCTGACTGACGAGTATTAATACGGTTTTTTTTGCAGGAATCGAAATAAAATACGCATTAATAAAAAAATTTAAAATATCTTGTACGGCCGTTCTTACGTACTTGTACACTAAATACTTTTTTACAACCTCTTTCCAATGACACCTTCTGCAACCCAGAATTCTACCAAAAACTACCTCGGACCGCTGCTGATTGTCGGCATGTTATTTTTCATTTTCGGATTTGTCACCTGGGTGAATGGGGTCCTCATTGCGTTTTTCAAGCAGGCCTTTCAGCTCAGTACGGTAGGTTCCAACCTGGTCGCTTTTGCATTTTTCATTTCCTACACCCTGATGGCTATCCCTTCGTCCTGGCTGCTGCGCAAAACCGGTTTCAAAAATGGCATGTCGATGGGCCTGCTCATCATGGCAGTTGGCACCATGATCTTTGTTCCGGCGGCTAAAGTGGTTTCCTACCCGTTGTTTCTGGTGGGGTTATTCCTAATTGGTATCGGCTTGACGGTTTTGCAAACCGCATCCAACCCCTACGTGACCATTCTGGGCCCCCGTGAAAGTGCCGCCCAGCGCATCAGCTTCATGGGTGTTGCCAACAAAATGGCGGGAATCATCAGCCAATTTATTTTTGGCGGAATCCTGCTGACCGGAGCCAATACGCTTTCAGCTGCCGAAACCCTCGACAAAGTGGTGACGCCTTATATGATTCTGACGGGTGTTTTGATTGTACTGGCCCTGCTGATCCGGTTTTCGACGCTGCCGGAAGTTTCTGAAGAACAGGATGACGATGCGACGGCAACGACCAAAGTAACCACGAACAGCATCTGGGAACACGCCAACCTGGTGCTGGGCGTTCTGGCCATCTTTTGCTACGTGGGCGTGGAAGTGATTTCGGGCGATACGATCATCAACTACGGGGTGGCGCTGGGCTTCTCGAACGACGAAGCCAAGTATTTTACGGCTTACACGCTCTACGGCATGCTGGCGGGTTATATTTTGTGTATTATCCTGATTCCGCGCTTTCTTTCCCAGCAAAAAGCCCTGATGCTGGGAACGATTCTCGGTATCATTCTGACGGTGGGCGCCCTGCTGACCGACGGGTTTGCGTCGGTTCTGTGCATTGCGTTGCTGGGCTTTGCCATCGCTCCCATCTGGGGGGCGCTCTGGCCGCTGTCGCTCGACCGGCTTGGTCGGTTTACCAAACTGGGTTCCGCGTTGCTGATCATGGGTATTTCCGGCGGTGCGATGCTGCCCCTGTTGCACGGCTACCTGACCGATACCGTGAGCCCCAAAATGGCCTACGCCCTCATTTTGCCCCTGCTCGGGTACATTCTGTATTACGCAACCGTTGGCAGCAAAAAAACAAACTGGTGATGAGTCCACTAAGCGTTTCTACACCCGGCCGAATCTGTTTGTTCGGTGAACACCTGGATTACCTGGGCCTGCCGGTCATTGCCGCGGCCATCAACCGGCGCATCCGCATTACCGGCTCGCACCGCCCTGATAGCAAGGTCATCATCAATCTGCCGGACATTAACGAACGGGAAGAATTTGATCTGACGGGTTCGAGCCTGATTTACACCAAACCGCGCGATTATTTCCGGAGCAGTTACAATGTACTGGTCCGGCACGGCTACCGGTTTTCGAAAGGCGTGGAATGTGAGGTACGCGGTAACATTCCCATCAATTCCGGCACCTCCAGTTCGTCGGCCCTGGTGGCGTCGTGGCTGCACTTTCTAATGCGCCTGAGCGACCGTCCCCGGCTGCTGAGTCGGCAGGAAATCGGGCAACTGGCCAACGAAGCGGAAACCGCCGAATTTGGCGAACCGGGCGGCATGATGGACCATTATTCCACGGCCATCGGCGATGTAATCTACCTGGAATCGGAGCCGAACATTGTTATTGAGGAACTGCGCCCGAAGCTGGGTGCGTTCGTGCTGGGCGATTCGCTGGAAGCTAAAGATACGCTGGACATTCTGGGACGGATTCGGTCGGGCGTCACCGGCATTGTCGAGAAAATTACGGCCGTTAACCCGGAGTTTTCGCTGCAAACGGCCGACGTGCTGGAAATTGACGACTACCGGCCCTATTTATCCGGGGGCGAAAACACGCTGCTCGAAGGCACCATTTCCAACCGGGACATCCTGCGGGAAGCCCGGCAGGTGCTCGAAGCGGCCGATCTGGATCACATTCGCCTGGGCGATTTGCTGAACCGTCACCACGCCAACCTGCGGGACGCCCAACGGATCTCAACGCCCAAAATCGATCGGATGCTGGAAGCCGCCCTGAATGCCGGAGCCCTGGGCGGTAAAATCAACGGCTCGGGCGGGGGCGGCTGCATGTTTGCCTACGCTCCCGGCCATGCCGGAGCGGTTGCCGAAGCCATCGAGCGCCAGGGTGGCCAGGCCTACATCATTCGAATCGACGAAGGCACCAAGGTCGAAGAATAAACAATCCGCTGTTAATCAGCAGTTTTATCCATCCAGAACCCGCTTTCCGAAATTGAACATTTTCGGCAAAAAGCGGGTTCTATTGTTAGCGTTAGCGGGGATAACGCGGGGGTTTTGTACCTTTGTATTTCTTCCGCACACGCTGTTTAGCTATGCTTGACTTCGCAACACCGTCTATCATTCCTTCCGCCGACAACCCGGCTTCCTATTGCAACTCGCTTACTGAGTATTCCCGTCGCAAAACCATCACGGTTCCCATTGGTTCGGTTCCGCTGGGCTCCGATTATCCCATCCGGGTGCAGTCGATGACTACCGTCGATACGATGGATACGCGGGGTTCGGTTGAGCAGACGATCCGCATGATCGAAGCGGGTTGTGAATACATCAGGATTACGGCGCCGAGCGTTAAGGAAGCCCAGAATCTGGAAAATATCCGCAAGGAACTGCGGGCCCGGGGCTACGATACCCCGCTCGTGGCCGATATTCACTTCACGCCCAATGCCGCCGAACTGGCCGCCCGGATTGTCGAGAAAGTCCGGATCAACCCCGGCAACTACGCCGACCGCAAACGCTTCGAGGTAATTGATTACACGGATGCTTCGTATGCCGCCGAGTTGGAGCGGATTCGGGATAAATTTCGGCCTCTGATTCGGATTTGTAAGGAATACGGCACCGCCATGCGCATCGGGACCAACCACGGTTCGCTCTCCGACCGGATTTTGAGCCGCTACGGTGATACGCCCCTGGGCATGGTGGAATCCGCCCTGGAGTTTCTGCGCATCTGTGAAGACGAAAAGTATTACCGCATCGTGCTGTCGATGAAATCCAGCAACCCGCAGGTGATGGTGGAAGCCTACCGCCTGCTGGTCCACCGGCTGGATGCCGAAGGGCTCAAACCGTATCCCCTGCACCTGGGTGTAACCGAAGCCGGTGAGGCCGAGGATGGCCGGATCAAATCCGCCGTGGGCATCGGAACGCTGCTGGAAGACGGGCTGGGCGATACCGTCCGCGTTTCGCTGACCGAAGACCCGGAACTGGAAGCGCCCGTGGCGCAGGCCCTGATCGACCGCTACACCAAGCGGGCGGAGCACGCACCCATTCCGGCCATCAGCCAGTATCCCATCGATCCCTTTCAGTATACCCGTCGGAAATCGCACGAAGTGGCCAATTTTGGCGGCATCAACGTACCACGCGTCATTGCTGATTACGCACAAATACCGGTGACCGAGCACGAGCAATTGCGGTCGATCGGTCATTTTTACCTGCCCGTTCCCGATAAGTGGCGAATGAACGACCTGGGTGCTGATTATCTCTATACCGGCTCCCGCCCGGCGTCATTTATGTTGCCAAACGGTTTAAAGGAAATTCTGGATTACGAAACCTGGCTCACTACGGGCGATCCGGTTCACAAATTCCCCCTGCTGAGCACGGCTGCTTATCTGAACTTACGGCAAAAACCAGAAGCGCTCAACCCGACCCTCAATTTTGTGGAAACGCGATTGGGTGACTGGTCCGAAGAACTGGCGGTTGCCCTGGCTGCCGACCTAAACGTGGTGCTGGTGGTCCGGACGGAAAACCCCCACGCGCTGGCCGAACTTCGCCGGTTGTACGTTCATCTGATCAACCATGACCTGACTTGCCCGGTCGTCACCCTGCGCAGCTTCCCAGACCGTCAGGGCGACATGCTGCAATTGTACGCGGCCACGGACCTCGGCGGTTTACTCGTTGACGGCCTGGGCGATGGCGTCTGGCTAGCCACGGACTTGCTGCCCGACCTGTCGGTTGAGGAGCGGCTGGCGACGGCCAGCCGGTACAATTCCATTGCGTTCGGTATTTTGCAGGCCGCCCGCACCCGAATGTCAAAAACCGAATACATTTCGTGCCCTTCCTGCGGTCGCACTCTTTTTGATCTGCAGGAAACCACCGCCATGATTCGCAAACGAACCGATCACCTGAAAGGCATCAAAATCGGTATCATGGGCTGTATCGTCAACGGCCCGGGCGAAATGGCCGACGCCGATTATGGGTACGTGGGAATCGGAAAAGATAAAATTTCGTTATACCGGGGGCAGCAGGTCGTTAAAAAATCGGTTCATGCCGACCACGCCGTTGATGAGTTGATCGAGCTGATTAAAGAAGACGGGCGCTGGAACGAACCCGAAGCCATTGACTAATTAAACCTTAAAAATTAAGAGTTAGCAGCCAATCATCCGCTTTTTAAGTTCAGGATTTCCGGTTTAACTGTTAATTTTTAATTCATAACTTTTAACTCTTTATGTCCCGTATTGGAGATTATTTCAAACTGGGTGACGTGTTCCGGTATTTTTACCAAGTGTTTCGAAAACCCGATCCCAGCCGCCCCACCAACGCGAACATCCGCATGATGCACGGGATCAACCGCATTTCTATCATCATGTTCCTGATTTGCGTTATTGTCATGATTGTCAGAGCCATTCTTCGATGAACATTGAATCACTGCGGGAGTATTGCCTGAGTAAAACCAGCGCGACGGAATCCATGCCTTTTGGTGACGAAACGCTGGTCTTTAAAGTGGGTGGAAAAATCTTTGCCTTGACCTCGCTGGATACCGAGCCGCTGTCGGTTAATCTGAAATGCGATCCCGAGTATGCCGTTGAGCTTCGGGAGCAGTTCGATGCCGTGCAGCCCGGTTACCACATGAATAAAAAACACTGGAATACCGTTCTCATCAACAGTTCGATCCGGGAAAGTGACCTGAAAAACTGGATTGATCACTCCTACGAACTAATTGTAAAAAGTTTGCCGAAAGCCGCCCGTCAGGAACTCGGAAAA
This Larkinella insperata DNA region includes the following protein-coding sequences:
- the ispG gene encoding (E)-4-hydroxy-3-methylbut-2-enyl-diphosphate synthase, giving the protein MLDFATPSIIPSADNPASYCNSLTEYSRRKTITVPIGSVPLGSDYPIRVQSMTTVDTMDTRGSVEQTIRMIEAGCEYIRITAPSVKEAQNLENIRKELRARGYDTPLVADIHFTPNAAELAARIVEKVRINPGNYADRKRFEVIDYTDASYAAELERIRDKFRPLIRICKEYGTAMRIGTNHGSLSDRILSRYGDTPLGMVESALEFLRICEDEKYYRIVLSMKSSNPQVMVEAYRLLVHRLDAEGLKPYPLHLGVTEAGEAEDGRIKSAVGIGTLLEDGLGDTVRVSLTEDPELEAPVAQALIDRYTKRAEHAPIPAISQYPIDPFQYTRRKSHEVANFGGINVPRVIADYAQIPVTEHEQLRSIGHFYLPVPDKWRMNDLGADYLYTGSRPASFMLPNGLKEILDYETWLTTGDPVHKFPLLSTAAYLNLRQKPEALNPTLNFVETRLGDWSEELAVALAADLNVVLVVRTENPHALAELRRLYVHLINHDLTCPVVTLRSFPDRQGDMLQLYAATDLGGLLVDGLGDGVWLATDLLPDLSVEERLATASRYNSIAFGILQAARTRMSKTEYISCPSCGRTLFDLQETTAMIRKRTDHLKGIKIGIMGCIVNGPGEMADADYGYVGIGKDKISLYRGQQVVKKSVHADHAVDELIELIKEDGRWNEPEAID
- a CDS encoding DUF6728 family protein; amino-acid sequence: MSRIGDYFKLGDVFRYFYQVFRKPDPSRPTNANIRMMHGINRISIIMFLICVIVMIVRAILR
- a CDS encoding MmcQ/YjbR family DNA-binding protein, yielding MNIESLREYCLSKTSATESMPFGDETLVFKVGGKIFALTSLDTEPLSVNLKCDPEYAVELREQFDAVQPGYHMNKKHWNTVLINSSIRESDLKNWIDHSYELIVKSLPKAARQELGK